The nucleotide sequence ATCTAAGTTTGGTTTAATCTATGCGGGTGCGCAAAAAAACATTGGTCCATCAGGTTTAACGATTGTTATTGTTCGAGATGATTTGATTGGTAATCAACAAGCAGCAACACCAGTGATCTTAGATTACAAAGTAACTGCCGATAATGATTCAATGTTTAATACTCCTCCAACTTATGCTTGGTATTTGGCATCTCTAGTATTTCAATGGCTTAAAGAGCTTGGCGGTATTGAACAGATGGGCGCGATAAATCACGATAAAGCTCAATACTTATATAACTATATTGATGACAGTGATTTTTACCTTAACCGTATTCAATTTGCTAACCGCAGTACAATGAACGTACCGTTTTACCTTAAAAATGAAGAATTAAACGCACAATTTTTAAGTGAAGCGAAAGACGCTGGTTTACTTGCGTTGAAGGGGCATAGAATGGTTGGTGGCATGCGAGCGAGCATTTATAACGCAATGCCAATGGAAGGGGTTAAAGCCCTTGTAGAGTTTATGAAAAAGTTTGAAGAGAAGGCGAAATAAGGTGGAACAATTAACATTAAACCCAATCAGTAAAATAAACGGAGAAGTTTTTTTACCTGGTTCTAAAAGCTTATCTAACCGTGCCTTATTAATTGCTGCTTTAGCCAATGGTGAAACTAAGATCACCAATTTATTAGTCAGTGACGATATTAATCATATGCTCAATGCTCTAACAAGCCTTGGTATTGAATATACGTTAAGTGATTGTGGTACTGAGTGTCGCGTTGTTGGTAACAATGGTTTTTTTAACGTTGCCGCAAATACATCTGAGCCATTAGAGCTATTCCTCGGCAACGCAGGAACTGCCATGCGTCCTTTATGTGCGGCGCTTGCTGCAAGTGAAGGTGAGTTTATCTTAACGGGCGAACCTAGAATGAAAGAAAGACCAATTGGTCATCTAGGTGATGCACTAGAGCAGCTTGGCGCTGACTTAGAATATTTGGAAAACAAAGACTACCCTCCTTTGAAAATAAAAGGTAAAGATTTAACGGGTAGTTCAGTTTCTATCGATGGTTCTATTTCGAGCCAATTCTTAACCGCGATATTGATGATTGCGCCGTTATTGAAAACAGACACCAACATTAATATTGAAGGTGAATTAGTTTCTAAACCCTATATTGATATTACATTGGACATTATGCAACGATTTGGTGTTGAGGTTCAAAACAATGACTATAAATCGTTTACTGTTAACGGTAATCAGTCATATAAAGCGCTAGATAGATATATGGTTGAAGGCGACGCTTCTTCTGCTTCTTATTTTTTGGCTGCTGGCGCAATTAAAGGCGGCCAGATCACGGTTCATGGTGTTGGTAAATTAAGTGTTCAAGGTGATAAGCATTTTGCTGATGTGCTTGAAAAAATGGGCGCGGAAGTTCACTGGCAAGACGAATCTATTACCGTTATCGGTAAACCTTTAAGAGCGGTCGATATGGATATGAATCATATTCCAGATGCCGCGATGACCATAGCTACTGCAGCACTATTTGCCGAAGGTACGACGAGCATTCGAAATATCTATAATTGGCGCGTAAAAGAAACTGATCGATTAAATGCAATGGCAACAGAGCTTCGTAAAGTAGGCGCTGAAGTGATTGAAGGTCATGATTTCATTACTATTACACCGCCGAGTTCGCTCAAACATGCTGAAATAGATACCTATGATGATCATCGAGTGGCGATGTGTTTCTCTCTTGTTGCTTTAAGTGATACGGCTGTGACTATCAATGATCCTAAATGCACCGCGAAAACTTTCCCAGATTATTTTGATAAGTTAGCGCAGGTGTCTACATAAATTATTTTTTACGCGATTTTGAAAAATAAATGCCGTATAATCTAGCCGAATTTCTATTTAGGAGACATATTGTATGCCGGAAAGCATTCCAGTAATTACCATAGACGGACCTAGTGGCGCTGGTAAAGGAACTGTTTCAAGAAAAGTAGCACAGCAACTTGGTTGGAATTTATTAGACAGCGGCGCGATATATCGCGTTTTAGCTGTGGCAGTTCAGCATCACAATATTGATGTTGAGCAAGAGGAAGCAATAATACCGTTAGCTTCTCATTTAGATGTTGAATTTAAAATTGTTGAACATTCAGAGCCGCGAGTAATGCTCGAAGGTGAAGATGTTACCGACAATATACGTACCGAAGAAGTTGGTGCTGTAGCGTCAAAAGTAGCAGCATTTCCACGAGTACGTGAAGCGTTATTAAGACGTCAACGAGCTTTCAAAGAAGCCCCAGGTTTACTTGCAGATGGTAGAGATATGGGAACCGTTGTATTTCCTGATGCGCCAGTGAAAGTATTCTTAACGGCTAGCGCAGAAGAGAGAGCAAAAAGACGCATGATTCAGTTGCAACAAAAGGGCGTTGATGTTAATATCGGGCGCCTTTTGGATGACATACGTCAACGGGATGAGCGAGACCAGAATAGAGCGGTCGCGCCATTAGTCCCTGCAGAAGGAGCGTTAATCGTTGATTCTACTGAATTAACCATAGATCAAGTGGTAGAAAATATTCTGACATTTGCCAATGAAAAACTGTCGTAATTGGTTACTTATATAGTGAACTGATTGCGACTTTAGTTGTTTAGCGTAATTAATTATTAATTATTAATTTTTATAGCGTTTACTGCATGGAAGCACGAAACGAATTTAACTTACCCATGACACATGATGTGGATTGGACTAATAACTGAGTTTATATACAAGTTATGATGGAAAATTTTGCACAGCTTTTCGAAGAAAGCTTAAAAGAAGTAGAAACACGCCCTGGTTCAATTATCAAAGGTACTATTGTACGTATTGAAAAAGACAACGTTCTAGTTGACGCTGGTCTTAAATCTGAATCAGTTGTATCAATTGACCAATTCAAAAACGCTGCTGGTGAAGTAGAAGTTAGTGTTGGTGACCAAATTGATGTATCTCTTAAAGCAACTGATGATGGTTTCGGTGAAACTATTCTTTCTCGTGATGATGCGAAACGTCACGAAGCATGGCAGTTCCTTGAAAAAGCGTACGAAGAAAAAGAAACTGTTGTCGGTGTTATCAACGGCAAAGTTAAAGGCGGCTTCACTGTTGAAGTTAGCAACATCCGTGCTTTCTTACCAGGTTCATTAGTAGATGTACGTCCAGTACGTGACACTGCTCACCTTGAAGGCAAAGATTTAGAATTTAAAGTTATTAAGCTTGATCAAAAGCGTAATAACGTTGTTGTATCTCGTCGTGCTGTTATCGAAACTGAAAGCAGCGTTGAACGTGATCAACTTCTTGAGTCTTTACAAGAAGGTCAAGAAGTTAAAGGTATCGTTAAGAACCTTACTGACTACGGTGCGTTCGTTGATCTTGGCGGCATCGATGGTCTACTACACATCACTGATATGGCTTGGAAGCGTGTTAAGCACCCAAGTGAAATCGTTAATGTTGGCGATGAAATCCCAGTTAAAGTTCTTAAGTTCGACCGTGACCGTACTCGTGTATCACTAGGTATGAAGCAGTTAGGCGAAGATCCATGGGCAGCTATAGCTAACCGTTACCCAGAAGGTGCTAAGCTTACTGGTCGCGTAACTAACTTAACTGACTACGGTTGTTTCGTTGAAATCCAAGAAGGCGTTGAAGGTTTAGTTCACGTTTCTGAAATGGATTGGACTAACAAAAACATCCACCCATCTAAAGTTGTTAACTTAGGTGACGAAGTTGAAGTTATGGTTCTTGAAATTGACGAAGAACGTCGTCGTATTTCTCTAGGTCTTAAACAATGTATCCCGAACCCATGGGAAGAGTTCGCTAAGAACTTCAACAAGGGTGACAAAGTTTCTGGTAAGATCAAGTCAATCACTGACTTCGGTATCTTCATCGGTCTTGACGGTGGTATCGACGGTCTTGTTCACCTTTCTGACATTTCTTGGAATGGCGGTGAAGAAGCAGTTCGTGAATACAAGAAGGGTGATGAAATTCACGCTGTTGTATTACAAGTTGACCCAGAGCGCGAGCGTATCTCTTTAGGCGTTAAGCAAACTGAAGACGATCCATTCAACATGTACCTTGCAGACAACAAGAAAAACGCTATCGTTACTGGTACCGTTATCGAAGTTGACGCTAAAGGCGCTAAGATTGAATTAGCAGAAAGCGTTGAAGGTTACCTACGTGTAGCTGACATCTCTACTGATCGTATTGAAGATGCATCAACAGTTCTTAAGACTGGTGACAGCGTTGAAGCTAAGTTTGTTGGTGTTGATCGTAAGAACCGCACTATCAGCCTTTCTATCAAAGCGAAAGACCAAGCTGAAGAACGTTCTGCAATGGAAAACTTAAACCAAGCTGAAGACACTGGTTTAAGCGCAATGGCAGAAGCATTCAAAAACGCTAAAAACTAATTGAAATTTAACAATTTACGTTAAATTACAAAGTTTTTTGTAAAAATTAAGAAAGCCGCTAACACTAGCGGCTTTTTTGTGCTTAAATTAATGTATTGATAAAAATAGTAGTAAAAAAGTACTTGTTATTAAAGACAAAATTTTACGGAGCTGAAAAAATGACCAAGTCTGAACTAATAGAAAGATTAATTGATAAACTCGATCATTTGTCTGCCAAAGATGTTGAACTGGCAATCAAAGACATTCTAGAGATGATGGCTAATACTCTTGAGCAGGGCGATCGAATTGAAATTCGAGGCTTTGGTAGCTTTTCATTGCACTATCGTGCACCACGCACAGGACGTAACCCTAAGACTGGGGAATCGGTTGAATTGAGTGGAAAATACGTACCTCACTTTAAACCTGGTAAAGAATTACGTGAACGCGTAAACGGTAGTATATAGAGCACGATTAACTTATTAAACGTTTCACTGAAATGTCTAAAGTTCGGCACCCAAGAATTTCACACGGTCTAATAAAGATCTAATCTGGTTTTAGTGCCGAATTGAATGCTCTGAATATTGAATTATCATTAATGCTATTATCGAACGTAACGTAAGATATGTATTGGTGTCGCATCAAAGCTCTTTTACTTGATATGATTCGATAATCTTCAATACCTATAGACATAAACTTACCGCGCGATTAACAGAATTTAGTCCATTTTTTTACTGTAAATACACGCGTTTTAGCAATATACTTAACAAAACAAACGAAAACTTCAAAGAGAACAAACGTTTGAAACTTTATTTATCTATTTTAGTATTATTTGCCTTTTTGGCTATTGCCTTTGTATTTGGTAGCCAGAACGAACAAATTATTGAATTAAATTATATTATTGCTCGTAGCAATATTAGTGTCGCCATGGCAGTAAGTATTTTTACTTTTATTGGTTTTATCATTGGCGTTTTTGCGATGCTGAGTTTTTCGATTTCTCGCAAAATAAAACGTTTTAAAGATAAAACAAACGCGCCCGCTCAAGCGCCACATTTGAATAGCTAGTCATATGACTGAGTTGCTCTTTCTATTGTTACCTGTAGCTGCTGGTTATGGCTGGTTTATGGGGCGCAATAGTATTAAGCAAAAAGATCAGCATGATAAAGACTCCCTTACTATAAAATATTCGACAGGCTTAAATTACCTATTGTCTAATCAACAAGACAAAGCCATGGAATATCTGCTCGAAGCTCTTACCGTTGAAGATGATACCGCTGAAGCCCATTTTGCTATGGCTAACTTATTCCGTAAAAGAGGTGAGCTTGATAGGGCATTGCAAGTTCATGAATACCTTGTGCGCCAACCCATGCTTAGCGATAAACAAAAACAACAAGCGGTTTTTGAATTAGGCCGAGATTTTCATAGTGCCGGATTATTCGATAGAGCTGAAAAATTGTTTCACAAACTATTGAAATCAGACATATACGGCATCAAAGCGCTTACCTATTTAATGCAAATATACCAATCAACGAAAGATTGGCAAAAAGGTGTAGGTCTTGAGAAGTCAGTACTTAAATCAAAAGATAAAAAGCTCAAACAAGTCTTAGCAAATTTCTATTGTGAGTTAGCAAGTATTGCAATATTGAATGAAGAGTACATAAAAGAGTTAGAGTTATTGCAACGAGCATTAGAGCTTCATCCGAAATCAAGCCGTGCAAACTTCCTAATGGCCCAGGTTTTTGAGAAGAGTGAACAATATAATGATGCTTGTCGTTGCTATCAGGAAATTTTTTATCAAGATAGCGAGTTTTTTCCTGACGTTATTGATAAAATGCAGCACTGTTATCAACATAGCGATATTAATGACGAGTTTTACCCGTTTATACAGAAAGTATTCGAAAAAACGGGCAGTACCACAGCATTAATTAAATACCTTGATTTCGTTGAATCAACGCAATCAAAAGAAAAAGCCGAAGAGTATATTTTAACGGCATTGAATAGGCGTCCTACTATTCGCGGGTTTAAGCACTTTATTAAAATGCAATTAACCGAAAGCGAACAAGGAAAAACTCAACAAAGCTTAGATGCGATAAAAGAGTTGGTTGCCGCATATATAAATATCAGACCCAGATACAGCTGTCGTCACTGTGGGTTTAATAGTACTGTCCATTACTGGTCTTGTCCTTCCTGTCATGATTGGGAGCAGATAAAACCGGTGAGGGGCCTTGAAGGAGAATAAGATGTCTGATGCCAAAGTAGTTGTGGCGCTAGATTTTGCAAATCAAAAAGATGCATTATCATTTGTTGATAAAATTCAACCAAGTGATGCAAAATTAAAAGTGGGTAAAGAGATGTTTACTCATTTCGGTCCTGAGTTTGTTAAAGGTTTAACCCATCGAGGTTTCGATGTGTTTTTAGATTTAAAGTTCCATGATATTCCTAATACCGTTGCTAAAGCTGTTCAAGCGGCAGCCGATTTAGGTGTATGGATGGTAAATGTTCACGCCAGTGGCGGTTCAAAAATGATGCAGCAAGCTAAGTTAGGGCTAGAGCAGTACGGTAAAGATGCGCCGTTATTGATTGCTGTTACCGTATTAACGAGTATGTCGGCGGATGATTTAATTGAGCTAGGCATTAATGCGACGCCTGAACAACATGTGATGAACCTTGCTCGCTTAACTCAGCAAGCAGGATTAGATGGTGTGGTATGTTCAGCTCAGGAAGCTGAAATGCTTAAAACTAACTTAGGCAAAGACTTTAAGTTGGTAACACCGGGTATTCGACCTGTAGGCAGCAGCGTTGACGATCAAAAACGCATAATGACACCACCGCAAGCGATAGATTTAGGCGTAGATTACTTAGTAATTGGTCGTCCAATCACTAAATCTGCAGATCCACACCAAGTATTGCAAGATATCAATCAGTCGATTCTTGTATAGATTCTCGTATAGAAAATTATTGTTTAGATAATCAAAACATAAAAAACCGTTTAAGAATAAGTAAGCTAAGAAAAATAGGAAATTAAGATGCCTAAGGCAAGTGACGTTAAAAAGAATACTGCGATTGAGCACAATGGCAGAGTTTGTATAGTAAGAGGGATCACTCGCTCTGTACCACAAGGGCGTGCAGGCGGAAGTCTTTACCGTATGAGATTATACGATGTAGTGACAGGTCAAAAAATCGATGAAACATTTAAAGATGTTGATATGCTAAATTTAGCCGACTTATCTCGTCGTAAAGTGATGTTTTCATACATCGACGGTGATGAGTATGTGTTTATGGATAACGAAGATTACACACCATATAACTTAAACACAGAAGCAATTGCTGATGAAGTGCCATTCATTACTGAAGAAACCGAAGATTTAACGGTTATTATTATCGAAGACTCACCGGTAGCGATTGAATTACCATCGAGTGTTGATTTAGAAGTAACTGAAACCGATCCTTCAATTAAAGGCGCTTCTGCAACGTCACGTACGAAACCTGCGACACTTTCAACAGGGCTTGTTGTGCAAGTACCTGAATATATTTCTACAGGTGATAAAGTAAAAGTAAATACTGAAGAAAAGAAATATATGAGTAGAGCAGACAAATAATACTTTTCTAACTCTTTTAATAAGGCCCACCGTTCGTGGGCCTTTTTTATGTCTGTATGTAAGTAGGGATTCTTCTATGGCCCATTTTATAAGGCTTGACAGGGAGTATTAGTGTTCTAAGCTAAAGTTAATACCACAAGGTGTGGTATCAACTTTATGTAAAGGAATTACTTATGAAAAACATTTTATTAATACTATTAGCCTTAGCGTTGACTCTTATACCGTCGTTAAATCCATCACATGCCAAAACCAGTCCTGATAAGTCCTCAATCGCTGTAGAAATGCCTATCAGTGTGAATAAGGCAACGGTAGAGCAATTAACTCAACTTAAAGGCTTAGGCTTAAAGAAAGCAGAGGCTATTGTCACTTACCGAGATAAGTTTGGTCCGTTTAAACGAATTGAAGATATAGCTAATGTAAAAGGTATTGGCAGTAAGTTTCTTGAAAAGAATGCAGCTTATTTGAGCCTTTAATTAGTAGACCAATTATTAGCCAATTACTAGAAATAAATAAGCCAGTCAATTGACTGGCTTATTTGCTTTTACTTTATCGCTCACATCTAATTATGATTGCGGTTTAGTTGGTCCTGCAGAGCTACTACTCGTTGCAAAAGCAACGGCGGCTGTTTTCTCTGAACGAGCAACACTTGCACGATCTGCGCTACTTAACGCTGCTGTTGGAATTTCATTTGTCGAAACTTCAACTGGAGCAGGTTTAGCCATTTCAGCTCGAGCTTTACCTTTAACTACTGTTTTCTTAGCAGCAACTGGTTTTTTCTTAACAGGAGCTTTTTTCTTAGCTGGTGCTTTTTTCTTGGCAACTGGTGCTTCTTCAGCAACCGGTGCTTCTTCAGCAACCGGTGCTTCTTCAGCAACTGGTGCTTCTTCAGCAACTGGTGCTTCTTCAGCAACTGGTGCTTCTTCAGCAACTGGTGCTTCTTCAGCAACTGGTGCTTCTTCAGCAACCGGTGCTTCTTCAGCAACTGGTGCTTCTTCAGACACTGGTGCTTCTTCAGCAACTGGTGCTTCTTCAGCAACTGGTGCTTCTTCAGCAACCGGTGCTTCTTCAGCAACTGGTGCTTCTTCAGACACTGGTGCTTCTTCAGCAACTGGTGCTTCTTCAGCAACTGGTGCTTCTTCAGCAGTAGGCGTTTCTTCAGCAAGAGGTAAGTCTTGTTGAACTTCAGCTTTGTTTGTTTCAACAGCTTCGTTCGCTACTTGCTCTACTGTTTCAGCGGCAGGCGCAGAAGTCGTAACAGCAGCTTCATTGCTTTCAGGTGCTTCTAAATCAAATGAACCTTGGCTTTCTACATTACTTGGGTAACGTGCATCAACTGGATTTTCAACAATATTTTGCTCAATCACGTTATTCTCAACTTGTGCTGCATCATCTTTTTCTTTACGACGACGTTGACCGTGAGATCTTAAGTGACGAGGTGAGCGACGATTTCTTGGCTTCGACTCTCCATCTTGCTTATTATCAGTTGTTACAGGTGTTTCATTTACGTTTTCAACTTTCTCAACTTTCTTTTCAGATTGTTGTTTAGTTGATTTCGCCGGAGCTTTGTTAGTTTTCGGACTTTGAACGTTCTGCTCGTTATTTTGATCGCTCTTTTGATCGTTTACACGTACTTTCTTACGAGTATTACGACGTTGACGACGTTCAGCAACTTTCTCTTCTTTAGGCTTGTCAGCATGTTTATGTTGAGGCTGCTTATTAGGTTGCTTCTTAGCTTGAGCTTGTTTCTGATCTTTGTTTTTATCATCACGGTTTTGTGGTGAACGATCGTTTTGAGAACGGTCTTGCTGCTTACCACGACGTTGCTGATTGCGTGGTTTACGCTTACGACGATCGCCTCTCTCATTGCGTTCGTGTTGTGGTTTTCTATTGTTATTACGTTGCGGCTTCTTCTTCGGTTGTTCTTCAGCACCAAACATTGATTTGAAGAATGCAACGATAGAAGCAATAACACCAACAGATTTCTGTTGCGTCTGCTGTTGTTTCTGATGCTTAGGTTGTGCTTGAGTATTGGTTTTTTCAGGCGCAGGCTTTGGTGCTGACATACCTTGTAAAACCGGCTCATCGCGTTTAACCACTTCTTTTTGGAACTTCGGCATTACGGCTTCTTCAACAGCCGCTTCTTTAAGCTTCATTTCGTAGCTTGCTTCTGCCATTGTTTCGTCATCACGTACACGAACAACTTCATACTGCGGTGTATCCATATCCATATTTGCTAGGATTAACACCTTAACATCATGGCTTTTTTCAATATGACCTACAGCATTACGTTTTTCGTTCAACAAGTACGTTGCTACAGGCACTGGTACTTGAGCGTGAACTTGTGATGTTTTGTCTTTAATGGCTTCTTCTTCCATTAAACGCAATATAGAAAGTGCTAAAGATTCAACACCACGAACATTACCGGTACCGCTACAGCGAGGACAAACACCTTGGCTGGTTTCACCGATTGAAGGACGTAAACGTTGACGAGACATTTCTAACAAACCAAAACGAGAGATTCGGCTTAATTGAATACGTGCACGATCTGGACGTACAGCATCACGCATGCGGTTTTCAACTTCACGTTGGTGGCGAACTGGTGTCATATCGATAAAATCGATAACCACTAAACCACCTAAGTCACGTAATCGTAATTGACGAGCAATCTCTTCTGCGGCTTCTAGGTTAGTATTGAAAGCAGTTTCTTCAATATCGCTACCTTTAGTTGCACGCGCCGAGTTGATATCGATTGACGTTAATGCTTCTGTCGGGTCGATTACAATTGAACCGCCTGAAGGTAAACGTACTTCACGCATAAATGCTGATTCAATTTGTGACTCGATTTGATAGTGAGTAAATAATGGTACGTCACCCTTATACAGTTTAACTTTATTGATAAAGTCTGGACGTACAAGTTGAATGTGTTGTTTAACACTTTCAAAAATCTTTGGACGATCAACCACAATCTCGCCAATATCACGACGTAGATAATCACGAATTGAACGAAGGATAACATTAGATTCTTGATGGATTAAGAACGGAGCAGGGCGCGATGAAGCAGCCTCTTCAATTGCTTTGTAGTGAGTTAAAAGAACGTTTAAATCCCATTCTAACTCTTCGTAAGCTTTACCAACACCAGCTGTACGAACGATTAACCCCATACCTTTAGGTAAGTCTAATTTGTTCAAGCTTGCTTTTAGTTCAGTGCGCTCATCACCTTCGATTCGACGTGAAATACCGCCGGCTCTTGGGTTGTTTGGCATTAATACTAAGTAACTACCCGCAAGAGAGATAAACGTCGTTAAGGCAGCACCTTTTTGACCACGTTCTTCTTTATCGATTTGAACGATAACTTCTTGACCTTCACGCAATACATCTTTGATGTTTGGTCGGCCTTGGAAACTGTATCCTTGTGGGAAGTACGTGCGCGCAATTTCTTTCATTGGTAGGAAACCGTGTCGGTCTGCACCATAGTCTACAAATGCGGCTTCTAAAGAGGGTTCTACGCGGGTGATTGTACCCTTGTATATGTTTGATTTTTTCTGTTCATGACCTGGACTTTCGATATCTAAATCGTAAAGGCTTTGGCCGTCAACAAGTGCTACGCGGAATTCTTCCGACTGTGTTGCATTGATTAACATGCGTTTCATAAATAGGTGACTCTATTGTTTAAATAAGTCACAACGCTGCTTTGTGCGAAAATACATCAGGTAAAATACTACCTGTTTAATAGCAAACAGAGAATTGGCAGCCTCACGGATGTCATTCCCTAAAAATTTGGGCCTGTTTATTTTTAATTTAATTTTCAAAAGATTACGGTTTGTTTTACCTTTATTC is from Thalassotalea crassostreae and encodes:
- the aroA gene encoding 3-phosphoshikimate 1-carboxyvinyltransferase, coding for MEQLTLNPISKINGEVFLPGSKSLSNRALLIAALANGETKITNLLVSDDINHMLNALTSLGIEYTLSDCGTECRVVGNNGFFNVAANTSEPLELFLGNAGTAMRPLCAALAASEGEFILTGEPRMKERPIGHLGDALEQLGADLEYLENKDYPPLKIKGKDLTGSSVSIDGSISSQFLTAILMIAPLLKTDTNINIEGELVSKPYIDITLDIMQRFGVEVQNNDYKSFTVNGNQSYKALDRYMVEGDASSASYFLAAGAIKGGQITVHGVGKLSVQGDKHFADVLEKMGAEVHWQDESITVIGKPLRAVDMDMNHIPDAAMTIATAALFAEGTTSIRNIYNWRVKETDRLNAMATELRKVGAEVIEGHDFITITPPSSLKHAEIDTYDDHRVAMCFSLVALSDTAVTINDPKCTAKTFPDYFDKLAQVST
- the cmk gene encoding (d)CMP kinase, with translation MPESIPVITIDGPSGAGKGTVSRKVAQQLGWNLLDSGAIYRVLAVAVQHHNIDVEQEEAIIPLASHLDVEFKIVEHSEPRVMLEGEDVTDNIRTEEVGAVASKVAAFPRVREALLRRQRAFKEAPGLLADGRDMGTVVFPDAPVKVFLTASAEERAKRRMIQLQQKGVDVNIGRLLDDIRQRDERDQNRAVAPLVPAEGALIVDSTELTIDQVVENILTFANEKLS
- the rpsA gene encoding 30S ribosomal protein S1, which produces MMENFAQLFEESLKEVETRPGSIIKGTIVRIEKDNVLVDAGLKSESVVSIDQFKNAAGEVEVSVGDQIDVSLKATDDGFGETILSRDDAKRHEAWQFLEKAYEEKETVVGVINGKVKGGFTVEVSNIRAFLPGSLVDVRPVRDTAHLEGKDLEFKVIKLDQKRNNVVVSRRAVIETESSVERDQLLESLQEGQEVKGIVKNLTDYGAFVDLGGIDGLLHITDMAWKRVKHPSEIVNVGDEIPVKVLKFDRDRTRVSLGMKQLGEDPWAAIANRYPEGAKLTGRVTNLTDYGCFVEIQEGVEGLVHVSEMDWTNKNIHPSKVVNLGDEVEVMVLEIDEERRRISLGLKQCIPNPWEEFAKNFNKGDKVSGKIKSITDFGIFIGLDGGIDGLVHLSDISWNGGEEAVREYKKGDEIHAVVLQVDPERERISLGVKQTEDDPFNMYLADNKKNAIVTGTVIEVDAKGAKIELAESVEGYLRVADISTDRIEDASTVLKTGDSVEAKFVGVDRKNRTISLSIKAKDQAEERSAMENLNQAEDTGLSAMAEAFKNAKN
- the ihfB gene encoding integration host factor subunit beta, whose amino-acid sequence is MTKSELIERLIDKLDHLSAKDVELAIKDILEMMANTLEQGDRIEIRGFGSFSLHYRAPRTGRNPKTGESVELSGKYVPHFKPGKELRERVNGSI
- a CDS encoding lipopolysaccharide assembly protein LapA domain-containing protein → MKLYLSILVLFAFLAIAFVFGSQNEQIIELNYIIARSNISVAMAVSIFTFIGFIIGVFAMLSFSISRKIKRFKDKTNAPAQAPHLNS
- the lapB gene encoding lipopolysaccharide assembly protein LapB, with protein sequence MTELLFLLLPVAAGYGWFMGRNSIKQKDQHDKDSLTIKYSTGLNYLLSNQQDKAMEYLLEALTVEDDTAEAHFAMANLFRKRGELDRALQVHEYLVRQPMLSDKQKQQAVFELGRDFHSAGLFDRAEKLFHKLLKSDIYGIKALTYLMQIYQSTKDWQKGVGLEKSVLKSKDKKLKQVLANFYCELASIAILNEEYIKELELLQRALELHPKSSRANFLMAQVFEKSEQYNDACRCYQEIFYQDSEFFPDVIDKMQHCYQHSDINDEFYPFIQKVFEKTGSTTALIKYLDFVESTQSKEKAEEYILTALNRRPTIRGFKHFIKMQLTESEQGKTQQSLDAIKELVAAYINIRPRYSCRHCGFNSTVHYWSCPSCHDWEQIKPVRGLEGE
- the pyrF gene encoding orotidine-5'-phosphate decarboxylase; the protein is MSDAKVVVALDFANQKDALSFVDKIQPSDAKLKVGKEMFTHFGPEFVKGLTHRGFDVFLDLKFHDIPNTVAKAVQAAADLGVWMVNVHASGGSKMMQQAKLGLEQYGKDAPLLIAVTVLTSMSADDLIELGINATPEQHVMNLARLTQQAGLDGVVCSAQEAEMLKTNLGKDFKLVTPGIRPVGSSVDDQKRIMTPPQAIDLGVDYLVIGRPITKSADPHQVLQDINQSILV
- the yeiP gene encoding elongation factor P-like protein YeiP; translation: MPKASDVKKNTAIEHNGRVCIVRGITRSVPQGRAGGSLYRMRLYDVVTGQKIDETFKDVDMLNLADLSRRKVMFSYIDGDEYVFMDNEDYTPYNLNTEAIADEVPFITEETEDLTVIIIEDSPVAIELPSSVDLEVTETDPSIKGASATSRTKPATLSTGLVVQVPEYISTGDKVKVNTEEKKYMSRADK
- a CDS encoding ComEA family DNA-binding protein — translated: MKNILLILLALALTLIPSLNPSHAKTSPDKSSIAVEMPISVNKATVEQLTQLKGLGLKKAEAIVTYRDKFGPFKRIEDIANVKGIGSKFLEKNAAYLSL
- the rne gene encoding ribonuclease E gives rise to the protein MKRMLINATQSEEFRVALVDGQSLYDLDIESPGHEQKKSNIYKGTITRVEPSLEAAFVDYGADRHGFLPMKEIARTYFPQGYSFQGRPNIKDVLREGQEVIVQIDKEERGQKGAALTTFISLAGSYLVLMPNNPRAGGISRRIEGDERTELKASLNKLDLPKGMGLIVRTAGVGKAYEELEWDLNVLLTHYKAIEEAASSRPAPFLIHQESNVILRSIRDYLRRDIGEIVVDRPKIFESVKQHIQLVRPDFINKVKLYKGDVPLFTHYQIESQIESAFMREVRLPSGGSIVIDPTEALTSIDINSARATKGSDIEETAFNTNLEAAEEIARQLRLRDLGGLVVIDFIDMTPVRHQREVENRMRDAVRPDRARIQLSRISRFGLLEMSRQRLRPSIGETSQGVCPRCSGTGNVRGVESLALSILRLMEEEAIKDKTSQVHAQVPVPVATYLLNEKRNAVGHIEKSHDVKVLILANMDMDTPQYEVVRVRDDETMAEASYEMKLKEAAVEEAVMPKFQKEVVKRDEPVLQGMSAPKPAPEKTNTQAQPKHQKQQQTQQKSVGVIASIVAFFKSMFGAEEQPKKKPQRNNNRKPQHERNERGDRRKRKPRNQQRRGKQQDRSQNDRSPQNRDDKNKDQKQAQAKKQPNKQPQHKHADKPKEEKVAERRQRRNTRKKVRVNDQKSDQNNEQNVQSPKTNKAPAKSTKQQSEKKVEKVENVNETPVTTDNKQDGESKPRNRRSPRHLRSHGQRRRKEKDDAAQVENNVIEQNIVENPVDARYPSNVESQGSFDLEAPESNEAAVTTSAPAAETVEQVANEAVETNKAEVQQDLPLAEETPTAEEAPVAEEAPVAEEAPVSEEAPVAEEAPVAEEAPVAEEAPVAEEAPVSEEAPVAEEAPVAEEAPVAEEAPVAEEAPVAEEAPVAEEAPVAEEAPVAEEAPVAEEAPVAKKKAPAKKKAPVKKKPVAAKKTVVKGKARAEMAKPAPVEVSTNEIPTAALSSADRASVARSEKTAAVAFATSSSSAGPTKPQS